A stretch of Solenopsis invicta isolate M01_SB chromosome 9, UNIL_Sinv_3.0, whole genome shotgun sequence DNA encodes these proteins:
- the LOC113004255 gene encoding arginine kinase Lit v 2.0101, whose amino-acid sequence MDHNLFDVIWPSVKKYGSITANGDKTSGSAYSNISSVVDEDHGYGVVAPDFESYVVFSEFFDPFVRELHCVTMSGDLPDHPSPHFFNINVDTEEDEEAQPDESIVSAIEQYDLDPTNKFVQAGILECTRNLANYTLPLTLTVNQLEEVEREITNQLMSPEISVLMAEGSSEDEAGTYFTLNEILEQPSRIRAQLAAAGLLLPITEVEVNDDRRLHGKHWPYGRGVYVTTAGDLAAWVNVQDHLRIICRTNENRPGLLGRAYVRVAKLMLIFDQRLKFKRDEKLGFLTARPHTLGNTIRFCLILRFPELSKTPENLKHLCVTRGLNVRDTVKSDMVRVGNQQSLSITELQTLQDFSKAVHNIITLEKELSVNNSMKIANLITGIFRKRTTVSRSLRTELNS is encoded by the coding sequence ATGGATCACAATCTTTTTGACGTGATCTGGCCTTCTGTGAAAAAGTACGGTAGCATCACGGCCAACGGTGACAAGACCAGCGGCAGCGCTTACTCGAACATCAGCAGCGTCGTGGACGAAGATCACGGTTACGGGGTGGTCGCGCCCGATTTTGAAAGTTATGTCGTCTTTTCGGAGTTTTTCGATCCCTTTGTTCGGGAGCTGCATTGCGTAACCATGAGCGGCGACCTACCCGATCACCCGTCACCACATTTCTTCAACATCAACGTAGATACCGAGGAGGATGAAGAAGCCCAGCCGGATGAATCGATCGTCTCCGCGATCGAACAGTACGATCTAGATCCGACCAATAAATTTGTCCAAGCTGGTATTTTAGAGTGTACGCGGAATCTAGCCAATTACACCTTACCATTGACTTTGACGGTCAATCAACTGGAAGAAGTCGAGAGGGAAATCACCAATCAACTAATGAGTCCAGAGATAAGTGTCCTGATGGCTGAAGGTAGCAGCGAAGACGAGGCCGGCACGTATTTCACACTCAACGAAATTCTCGAACAACCCAGTCGAATACGGGCGCAACTGGCGGCAGCTGGGTTACTATTGCCGATCACAGAGGTCGAAGTGAACGACGACCGGCGTCTTCACGGCAAGCACTGGCCTTACGGACGCGGTGTGTACGTCACCACCGCTGGCGATCTCGCCGCATGGGTGAACGTCCAGGATCACTTGAGGATCATTTGTCGCACCAACGAGAACCGGCCAGGCCTGTTGGGTCGCGCCTATGTCAGAGTGGCTAAACTCATGCTGATATTCGATCAGAGGCTGAAGTTTAAACGGGATGAGAAGCTGGGTTTCTTGACCGCGCGTCCGCACACTCTCGGCAACACCATCAGATTCTGCCTGATCTTGCGATTCCCTGAACTTTCGAAAACGCCTGAAAATTTGAAGCACCTATGCGTGACGCGCGGCCTGAACGTACGCGACACCGTGAAGAGCGACATGGTGAGGGTCGGTAATCAGCAATCGCTAAGCATTACCGAACTACAAACCCTTCAGGACTTTTCCAAAGCGGTGCACAATATCATTACGCTGGAGAAGGAATTGTCTGTGAACAATTCGATGAAGATCGCCAATCTCATCACCGGCATATTTCGCAAGCGGACGACCGTATCGAGGAGCCTCAGGACGGAGCTAAATTCCTAG